In the Ictidomys tridecemlineatus isolate mIctTri1 chromosome 10, mIctTri1.hap1, whole genome shotgun sequence genome, caccatgctagcttaattttattcttcaatgtgaagaataaaattttaaatggcttTGTTTTCATTCTTCGAGTCTACCTAGATTCCCAAGATCGATTTCTATTTTTAGTATTTCGTAACTGTTTTACtcttaatgttatttattttctgtagttGTAAATTTGGACACCTCCCTTCTAAATGTAGAAGATATTTGGTAACTCTTCTGAGGGCCTTTTCAATCATTTGCTAGTAAAATGTCAGCTGGGTGTGTGCTGAACCATGTTTTTGGTCTCATTTAAGCTAGCTCCCTTTTAAAAGTGCTAGTGATGGAGGCAGAATGTAGTTTTAGATTGAAGCTATTTTGTCTTGCTTTCAGGTAATACCTATAACAGATAAACCTTATTAATGAGATGTTTTTTGCCTTCACAGGTGATTGAAGTGGGGAAAAATGATGACCTTGAGGACTCTAAGTCTTTAAGTGATGATACTGATATAGAAGTTACCTCTGAGGTATGAATGTCCAGTAAAAGCTGTTTTGTAGTGGCCacatctttaatcccagcagTACACTTTGTTGAAGGAATACCTCCCCCTTCCCTTTACTAGCCACCTTTCCTTGTTGCTAAGAGATACcagatttttttatgtgtgtccctgcccccacccttccgaagtaccagagattgaatccaggagtgctttatcgctgaactatatcctcagctgTTTCtatttggaggcagggtctcacttagttgccctGGCTAATCTTAAATTTTGGATTCTCCTTCCGCTGCTTCCCAAgaccttgggattacaggtgtgcgccatgcACCCAGCTTTTTACTTATTAGGGGTTTATTGGAatttgagaaaggaaaaggatCAAATTTCTCCCTACTTTGGAAAGGATGACCAAAATTCCTCTGTGTTCCTGCCTTCAAAACTCTTTGGACATGGCATGATGGAGATATATTTAAAGTACTCCTGTGTTACTTTTTCCTACTAATTATCTTTACGTAATTCCATGTACAGAACCGTAGGCTATCTAAATTTTTTTGACGAgtacaaaataattttgtcattgttctctttttttttttttttaaagagagtgagagagaggggggggacagagagagagagagaattttaacatttatttatttttttcttagttctcggcggacacaacatcttcgtttgtatatagtgctgaggatcgaacccgggccgcatgcacgctaggcgagcgcgctaccgcttgagccacatccccagcccgtcatTGTTCTCTTAAGcaaatggaggggctggggttgtggctcagaggcagagcactctacctagtatgtgtgaggcactgggttcgatcctcagtaccacattaaaaaaaaatattgtgtccaaatgGAAAACAGCTTAGTTTCCATATAGTTTAATATTAATTGAAGGTTATTTAAGATTTAGTGTTAACCTTTTAGATAATAGGTATGAGTTTATATCAATTGACAAATCTAACCCCAAATGTATatgttccttttctcttttttttatgttatttccccatttttcctTCTAGTGCCTCTTGTAGCTAACTCACTTtgggagaaaggaaatggaggaTAACTAAGAAGGGTattttacattttgtagtttggtgAGAGACACTTATTTAGGTTGTTCCTGGTGTCCATACTCCCCCTGCTCCCTCTGCACTGCTGTTGATCATTATGATAATTATTTGAAGTTATTTACATAAAGTGATAAAGTAGAACATATTGGTCCACTAAGTGTTCTTGACCATAATGTAAATACCAGAGATAAATGCTTTTACCTAAATCTATTAAGCAAATAGACTGTAAATACATCAAATCAAAGATGCCATTGACTTTATTaagccctattattattattaaaagagaacaaatgaTGTCAGTTAAACTGTGGCATATTATCAATTATGAATTCCAAATCTCTGAAATTCCTTTGAGTATTTGTGTAGCATTTCAGATGAGATTGGAGGATCTTAAACTTAGTGAGGATGTTTTGTGGCTCTCTGGAGAACAACCCAGTTTAACAGATGGATGTGTCCCTGCTGCTCAGTCTGGACAATTGAGTTATGACTTCTCAACTTGAAGTGCTTGGCCTTTGTCCTGAAAGAAATCAAGTCTGCCAGTGTCATATCATTGATCCTGTCAAAGCCAGGCAATTATCTACATTAAACACTCATGACTTGTTCCAGGTAGCTACCTTTGAATTAAGTAAGGCATTTAAAATTCATAGGGCTCTAATGTTTCCTAATGTATGTAGAGGGAAAATTACTTGGGCATTCAGGACAAGAACATTCATTTTTCAGAGGTTATGATTTAGGGATATAATTAATAACCTGTGATCTTGAGAGCAGTGAGAGAACATGAGTAAAATTGAGTAGTTTTTAgatctcatttttagttttctctttgtcaagtttaataatatttgttaattagtaggaaagaaagaatattgtCCTTCATTCTTTAGCTTCTCATTGGATAAAGGAGTGAGTTGTACATAGTAAAGTGACCTAAAAAAGGCATCAAGGAAGAGCAAACaatgtaaattttattctgaCTGGATAGAAAATAACCCCCCCCCCCTCCTTTTGGTGGTGCTAAGATTTGGACTCAGGGGTGCTGTACTTCTgagcagccctttttattttgaaacagggtcttgcttaagTTGCtcgggctggctttgaacttataatccttttgtcagcctcctgagtcactgggattacaggtgtgggccactgcacccacaTAATTGAAGTTTCTTAAAAATAGCTAtatcagggctggagatgtggctcaagtggtagcacgcttgcctggcatgcgcggggtgctgggttccatcctcagcaccacatacaaatagaataaagttgttgtgtccaccaataactgaaaaataaatattaaaaaaaatagctatatCAAATTTTGACTTGAAAATggtaggtttttgttgttgttgttgttttgttgctgttgttttgttgttttttgtttgtttgtttggggggatggggtttggtgctagggattgaacccagggccttgtgcatgtgaggcaagcactctaccaactgaactaaaCCCCCAGCTCCTGAAAATGGCAGTTTTGAGTATCCTAAGTGTAAAATTTCCAAAGACTTTTTTTCATGTGGCTGTAGAATTTATTCAAATTCTAGGCTGGACCACTGCTATGTCTTGACTTCTTCATCTATCATTAACTTAGTGAGATGTCAAGAATTCagctttccttcccttttcctcagcCTCATGTTTACTACTGAGTATTAATTGGCTGTATTTGTCTTTATAGGATGAGTGGCAGTGTACTGAATGCAAGAAATTTAATTCTCCAAGCAAGAGGTACTGTTTCCGTTGCTGGGCCTTGAGGAAGGATTGGTATTCAGATTGTTCTAAATTAACACATTCTCTCTCCACATCTGACATCACTGCCGTGCCCGAAAAGAAGGAAAGTGAAGGAATTGATGTCCCTGATTGCCGAAGAACTGTTTCAGCTCCAGTTGTTAGACCTAAAGATGTATCtataaaggaaggaaattctaaaCTTTTAAATCCCTGCAACTCAGTGGAATTCTTggatttggctcacagttctgaaagcCAAGAGACCATCTCAAGTATGGGAGAACAATCAGATAACATCTCTGAGCAGAGAACAGATGTAGAAAATGTGGAGGATTGCCAGAATATCTTGAAGCCATGTAGCTTGTGTGAGAAAAGACCACGAGATGGAAATATTATTCATGGAAGGACAAGCCATCTTACGACTTGTTTTCCCTGTGCCAGAAGACTAAAGAAGGCTGGGGCTTCATGTCCTATTTGCAAGAAAGAGATTCAATTAGTTATTAAGGTTTTTATAGCATAGTTGAATCAATTGCAAAGAAATATTAATTAGGAGCACCAGATCACGTATGGAAACATCAGTATTGACTGTCTCTACTAATTGTAACCCATTTTATGTGTTCATTTGTACATGTAAACATCTGTGTTTTGGATTATTTTTGCTTTGAAGCTTATATGGAACTTAAGACTGAGTATTTTAGAGCTAGATGATCAGTTTGGGGGCTTCATTAATGTGAAAAGATACATAAAAGTCACTTAATTCTCCCTCCAAAGATGAAGATCTGGGAGGGAACAGTTACCAgtataaacataaatattcattcattcacgtATCAGATTATTTGAAGattaaccctttttaaaattttattccctAGCCTTCTATTTAATGTTGTTCTGGAGTCAAAATTCAAGGTAGTTATTAGAAAAATACTAGGATTaaccatgaaaaaacaaataatctgatTAAATTATGAAGTGCCGTGAATCACTTTGTAGTCGGGCTGCCTAGttcagaaaaattagaagaaagtgtttttgttttgttttgttttgcagtgctatggtttgaacctagggcctcaagcatgtgctctgccactcacTTTTAAACACAAgtgcaatgatcttgacatagcatacatttgaatcaaatggatctaatttctcatttttctgagtgtacaggttgcagaattacattggttatgCAATCACGTATAttcccacagcaataataatgtctattttattctgctgtccttccattctccccttcccctcccctttagTTCTAAaagagacaagatctcattgtgttgcccaggctggcctccagctcatgatcctcctgccttaagtTTTCTAAGTAGTTaggtttataggcatgtgccactgcacatcACTTAAACTAGGTGcaatgttattaaatatttggCTAACACacccttaaaataattttgagaaagagtaaatttttgcacatttaaaaaatctagataTAATTACATAATGAAATGTTCCCTTTGGATGAGTTTTAATCTGAGTAATTGCACAAagccctgtgttcagtccccagcaccacatacacacatttttaaaatttaaaattacaaagggTATACCTACCATCTTAGtatattgtatattatatgtacactttagaaatatttttgtcaaaGTTTTGGAGCTATAAATTTAGCAgattaaatttctagaaaatacTGTCACATAAACTGGCAAAATCTATCATTTTAAGATTGATGAGCCAAATCACATGAAACTTTGAGTCAGAAAATATTAGTTGTAGTTCAGGTAAATATATGAGCGTATATCTGGCAGAGCCTTCTCAGTGATAAGTtctgtctttttttgtttctctgtagtgctggggattgaacccagggctttgtgcatctaagtcaagcactctaccaacggagctatatccctagccctcggtgattagtttttaaaaagaaaaggcacaaatttttttaaccaaagctCCACTTGCTTTGCTTTCTTGTATTCATTTTCTCTTAGGAGCCTTCCAGGGTTTTTTTAGTCTCTTTGTACCTCTGGAGTTGTTCATACCTCAGGGCAAAGACCTAAGGTAAGATCTGCGTGAGAGAATTAGGGAGTATGACAGTTGTAAAAAGGGAAGTAGttcaagaaaaatgaatatcTCTAACATCAGGTTTAGGACAATACATGTAGACACTGAAGATTTTCAAGTTGATTTCCTTATTACCATACATATATCATCATACACAGTAAAATTTTGATGTATCAGGGATAGGAATACATCATTTTGCAAATGAACTtggggaccaaaaaaaaaaatcacctggttACTTATTAAAGTACCCAAATTCCCAGAGATGGGAGCTCTGAGGTCTGGGCCATTTAAACAAATATTCTTGGAGACTTTGATTCAAGTTTTCTAGAGTACTCTAGTGGAATCCCTGCCCCAGGAGGGCTTTTATTTCCTgttcttgtaggttcaaaacaagAAGTAGGCAGCACAAGATCCCTTTATCATATTAGTTTCTAGAAGGgaagttttcttaaaattttttaagaaattaaaattgtggacacaatgtttttttatttttatgtggtgctgaagattgaacccagtgcctcacacatgctaggcgagcactgtatCACTTTAGCCACAGTTTCTGAATTTTAAGACTGATGTATTCAGTCCCTCTTTGCACATGAAGCCAAATGATAAAGCTGGTGATTGGGGGTTACTAGAGTCCAAGTCTCACGACTAGCAAATCTTAAAAATAGCTGTTaacttttgataaatattttaaagagtggTACTTGTTGAATTTGGGACAAGTAATAACCTTAAAATGTATATCTTCTAATGTTTTTAGAGACTCTGATTTATAGCCAAAATGAGactttagaaagaagaaagatttttaacATTTCTCCCAAAAGAAAGACCTGGTAAATGTCAGGCTTAGAGAAATCAGAAAACTGCTCCCACTGTGAGAAAAGTAAGGTAACAGAGGGACTCTGAACCATTTTCTCTAGGTATTGCTTTTTCCTGGGAACTGAAGCTGAAGTGTGGTGTGCTCTCTGCATTTAGGGATGTTAGTTTTCCCCCAGTAAGTAAAGCTTACTTACTAAATGTTTTGTTAGAACATCGTGAATGttgtaaaattttagaaaatttcatctCTGTGCCTCCCTCTATACTTACTTTGTAAGAGTTTGATAGCTCTCcaatttttttggatttttgcCAGTCAGATGCTTTTGTAACTTATAAATCAGAACTGAAGATCTGTAGTTGTGCCCTGCAATCCACTTATATAACTTGCAGTTTTTTGTAAGACTTAAATGAGAGAAGAACtacacatttatttatgtttgtatatttattatgCTAATTTTGGTACATTCATACTCAAGACTTCTGAGTCCACTCAGTTTCCTCCCTTTTTCTCAGCTGGGGTTTTCACTGCCTTCTCCACTCCcccaaaccccagcaccaaataCTTTGCGTACAGAATCCAaggtatgttttcattttctttagtttttgttttgcagtgttaGGGGTTAAACTTCCTGTTTACCTGCAGAAAACTAAACTATcttaatttatttctgattttgttttttcattgccTCTAAAGCAGGGGTATAGTTTGTGAAATTTTTTAGAGTTAACTAAAAGGTAGACCCTTCATCTTTTAGTTGTGTCTGTGGGGACGAAGCCTCTGCTTTTCTGGAGGTAGCACCAGTTTTCCCTTATCTTTCAGCATCCTACTTCTGGTTTGTCTCCATCTCTCCCCTTTCACTTTTCAAATGTTGTCTTGGGCATTCAATTACAAGATCACTAATCTTGATTATTAGGAAGgagcttttaaaatatcagtGGAGTTTAGTGTTTTCTGCTGCACAATGCCATAAGACATCAATGAAATCACAGcatctgattttttctttcttttttttttttttttaagagagtgagagaggggggagagagagagagagaatttttaatatttattttttagttctcggcggacacaacatctttgttggtatgtggtgctgaggatcgaacccgggccgcacgcatgccaggcgagcgcgctaccgcttgagccacatccccagcccctgattttttcttttagtgcttaATCAGACTCTGATAATCTATGCCAAGTTTTTAAGCTGGTATTACTATTTCTTTATAGTCCATCTGAAGATATCATGTCTGATCGTAGGCTGAAACAGTAGAACCAACTTCGGCCAGGCCATCCATCCTTCAAACTGCCATAGACTTGGGTAATTTAAGATTGAATCACTGCCAAGTTTTTGAGATAATGTTGGGGTCTAGTTATAATTTGTGTATATTTAGATGTATGTAATATGTAGAATGTTCCTTGGTTtggatgagttttttttttttagttatactttttcattgtggtgttgaggatcaaacccagtgcctcacatgtgcgagatAAGCGCTctgcttctgagccacaacccagctcctGGATGAGTTTATATTTAAAGGTAAAGATCCTTGTGACATCTTTTTGAGTATGTCAATTCAATGCCACGTTGGCTCCTTTGAAAAGTAATTAATAAGAAGTTAATGAATGTTTTTGGGTTCTAGAAAGCTATTGTAATGACACCTCTTGGTATACtttagaaaagaggaaacttGCTGACCACCTATTTGGATTTTGTTTCCACAGAGCTATGTGAACTTCTGAAAGTATGTGGCTTTAGATACtgtgaattttttgttttctgtttaaccCATTTTGTGCCTAAATTGTTCAGACttataaagaataattttgaTGATCCTTCCCATGCTGAGTGTATAGGTACATGCACACATACCATGTCAAAACTGATGCTGCCTTTGCTACAAGTGGTTGTAGATAAAGAACTAGCTGTATTTAAAATCTACACTTCAAAGAACCTGCAAGCTCTCCCTGtgccaaaattaaaatgtacagtGTTTACAAATGTTTGGAATTTTGCACTGCCATAGAGAACAGTGAGTTTACTTTGCTGGATTTTCTGATTTGTGAGTAGATGAGCTATAGATTAACATAGGAGGGGAAATATTGAGCATCCTAAGGCCAAACTGGAAATGAGTATCTAGACAGTTGAGAAAGTGGTTTCCTAGACCGAATTTGGGGACAATTTTTCCTTACTGTTTTGAGATGTCATTTGTGTTGGCAAAGCTCTCCTTATTATCTTTGCTATATTCATTTATAGACAACACCAAATCTCCCCTCCTGTGGGAGAATGTGAAATAAGCATTTTGAAGTCTTTTGGTGTAATGAATGTGCAATTTCATGTAATGCTATTATTGGCGAATGGGGCTTTGTTAAAATTATTGCAGTAAACCTACCTTTTAGATTTACTGAACCTCCAGTAGCCTTTTGAATGATTGAAAATGTTAGAAATAGTCATATCTGTATAAAGGAGTGATTTATGTTTCTTGGTAGCCTATCTGAAATCATGAAGCCACCTCACTTGCAGGTAGTAGTTACTCCCACTTAGGGTCTTCATTAAGTGCTCTCTGGTTGCACAGCACAGCTAGTAGAACTTCCCCATTTCTTCAGGTAGAAAGGTCAAGGCCCTTAAAAGGGCCAGATAGTGTTGTCAAAGCAATTCTTTTCTCAGAGCAGTTCTGTAATTGGGCAAATGCCATTGGCATTGTCATTATAACACATGAGAGTTAGCAGCAAATTTAATATCTTACCCAAAggcatttttgtgttttaacaGTAAGTACTTTGTTGTCAACAGACATTTCCACTTCCTTTCACCCTCACACTGTTGCTCTTATGTCCTCTTAAAGTTATCTGTTTTGGGATGTTGCTTTTATACCAGAGGCCTTGTGTGTCACTCTTGGACACTCTTGGACAACTATAATGTCTTTAGATTCCCCTTTCATCCAGTCCTGAGCAATACTGTGTTGCAGAGTGAGATTGTGGGTTCCAACCATGAGGGAGGGAAGCCATGACACTAGAACTCCTGTCTAACATTATAACAGTGGTAGTTGAggcttcctttgtgtgtgtgatgtgatAGCAGTTGGCTCCCATACTCTCAGCATTGTGTCCGCTTCGTGCAGGGGAGAGTTATTCCTTTTCCCTgttgtttgtcttgtttttcaCCAAGAATCAAAATGTTCCCTTTGCCCACCGCCCCTTACACCATTTTAAAACCAATAGAAAATTGAATGTCTTTTGGCCGCCTCAGCATTCGGCACAGAAGTCATAATCAGCCTCTTAGTACCCTCTGTAGTCCATAGCAATGCACTAATTAATGCCTTTTGGATAGAGAAAGATTATCCCCCTTATTTGAGTTTCAGCCTTGAACTTCTTTAAGCTTCAGTtttgtcatttgtaaaatgagcacacacacacacacttacccTTTCTACCTCATGTTTGTTATGGGAATTTAGTATGGGGGAGAACCTTTAAAACCTATTATTGCCTTGAAGAAGGTGTAAGGAGTTATTATATTCTTGGTTGATcaggctttggggtatatagAATACCTCATGTCCTGGAAGCTGAGGTTTTCATGCCTGCCTAACAAAGCCGGTGTTGCTTACCAAAATCTATGCTCTGGCTCCTGTCCTGTCTTTGACATGATACTCTTGATTAGAAGAGTTCTATCACCCGGTGTCTGAGAGAATTGTGTACATTTGGATTAAAGGTTGTACCCTGATAGACCTGTGGCCTTGATGTGCAAAAATTCTACCTACACTTGAGTAGGTGGCGTGAACTGTACTGCCACTATACAGAAGCCGtgtctttcttcatatttctaaTCAGGTGGTCATTGTCAGCAGGAATAGCAAATGAGGTTTCATAAAGTAGGAGAAAAAGGCAATTAAAGTAACTCAGAAGTGACCAGCTCACTACATGAGGACTGAGGGGtctattttcatatattctgCCTGGTTCTTATAAGTACCTCTAGGCTAATAGCTCTGTATCTTTTTGGTGTTTGCACTATGTAATGCTTTCAATGCCTTttgattttattgtgtttttggctttttttcatatgtatgtatatattaaagtATTTTCACTTTCATACTACGTTGTCATTATTGGggaaataatttatatagagCTATGATTTGGGAAAGTTATTGGACTGAAAATCAATAGTAACTTTCCTTCATGTTACGTATTAGAGTAATTGctgtatttcattttcaggtCCTCAGTACTGAAGGAAAGCCTCAAATTTTGCAgagtatttttagaaattatgagGTTATTATGTCTTTGGGATTAGTGCAAGAGATACAGAGAATTCGTCGCAAAATATAAGCATATATGTGCCTACTAGCAGTGGTTCTTAAACTTTTGGAGATGATAGTCCTTGAAAAGCTAATGAAATTTATGAAACCAGTTATAAATAGCTTAGCATTTTATGTTCAATTTCAGGGGCTTCCTTAAAGCCACTGGTCTGTGGCCTTTGGGTTCTGCATATGGTCTAAGAGCTTGATAACGAGCTCGATGGCTCTGGCTCTGTAAcgtaggtgttttttttttttttaaagagagaatttccaacatttattttttagttctcgacggacacaacatctttgttggtatgtggtgctgaggccacacgcatgccaggcgagcgcgctaccgcttgagccacatccccagcccaggcgtTTTAATAAAGTCATTCTCTTAGGTTTAAGGCGAGTGAAGCAAGTCAGTTGTCCCAAGCTTCAGCATGGAAGGGGGTCACCATATAGTTGTTGCAGACTGGTGTGTAGAGCACAACTGGGGCACCATTCATAGACTGCCATGTAAATAAATGATAGTCCCTAGATGAGTGTAGTGGCCAGTTTTTCTGTGCAATCCTCAACATGTTTTGTGACCTGGGTTGGAACCTAGGGCTTCCTGTGGTAGGTAAGTACTCCTACTGAGCCATAAAGCTACTTTTTAATGTGATGACAGCATAATGTTTTATTTGCTGGGTTTTTGTATCCAGCTCACCTAAGAGTTATTGGTGCTACAGGTTTATCATGGTTGAGTATTGTCTTTGAGATTGGAAGAAGGTAAACTGAATCTGGTAACTCAGCTTAACAAACTTGTGAGACAAATTCTAAGTTAGTGCTTggattttctgtgtgtgtatgcagggtgggagaggtgggggtggggcagtggtGATAGAATTGCAAAATCCAActtataaaggttaaaaaaaaagtgttattagAAGTTCAGGAGGTGGTGGGTTTggggagatggtggaatgagatggacattattaccctatgtacaaaTGGGTATGATTccatgaatggtgtgactacatcatgtacaaccagagaaattaaaagttgtgctctatttgtgtaaaaaataaagtttagatCATTACAACTTTGAGGATATGGGGATAATCTTGTTATATACATTCTCAACCCTGAACTCATTGGA is a window encoding:
- the Mdm4 gene encoding protein Mdm4 isoform X3 — encoded protein: MLRKNLVTLSTATTDAAQTLALAQDHSLDIPSQDQPKQSTEESSNSRKRIEEGDIPALPTSEHKCRNSREDEDLINLSQDDTSRLDLGFEEWDVAGLPWWFLGNLRNNYTPRSNGSTDLQTNQDIGTAIVSDTTDDLWFLNESVSEQLGVGIKVEAADTEQASEEVGKVSDKKVIEVGKNDDLEDSKSLSDDTDIEVTSEDEWQCTECKKFNSPSKRYCFRCWALRKDWYSDCSKLTHSLSTSDITAVPEKKESEGIDVPDCRRTVSAPVVRPKDVSIKEGNSKLLNPCNSVEFLDLAHSSESQETISSMGEQSDNISEQRTDVENVEDCQNILKPCSLCEKRPRDGNIIHGRTSHLTTCFPCARRLKKAGASCPICKKEIQLVIKVFIA